The proteins below come from a single Gimesia alba genomic window:
- the typA gene encoding translational GTPase TypA: MKREDVRNIAIIAHVDHGKTTLVDALLHQSGHFRDAQLKGDCILDSNDLERERGITILAKNIALMYKGVKINIIDTPGHADFGGEVERVLRMADGVLILVDAFEGPRPQTRFVLKKALECHLKPLVVINKIDRPDCRPDHVLSEMFDLFVDLEADDETLDFPYIYASAREGFATHDLDNFGDSIHPLLDMVLENVPAPDVNQDAPLTMMVTTLEWSEYVGRVATGRINSGKVHTGERVTVIKSNGDHIKCTVDSVELYNNLGRAPVDEASAGDIVALVGLENPEIGDTVACAEKPQALVRIDVDEPTLSMLFTINSSPLAGQDGKYVTSRNLRERLMRELESNVALRVVEREDKDSFSVSGRGILHLSVLIEQMRREGYELSVGKPEVIRKKIDGKWHEPFESLEVDAPSEVVGSVMELVCARRGQMIDMTSGETGMSHLKFSIPARGLIGLRTRLLNATKGEAIINHRFEAYKVSEGEVPRRANGVMISQDKGQAVGYALWKLRDRAEFFVGPGADVYEGMIVGEHVRNNDLVVNPIRGKKLTNVRASGSDENMVLKPPRDMSLEAALEYIEHDEYVEITPKIIRLRKIHLTENERKRNQRTTTSD; encoded by the coding sequence ATGAAACGAGAAGATGTGCGGAACATTGCAATCATTGCGCACGTGGATCATGGGAAGACGACACTGGTAGATGCCTTATTACATCAAAGTGGTCATTTTCGTGATGCTCAATTGAAGGGCGACTGTATTCTGGATTCCAACGATCTGGAGCGGGAACGCGGCATTACCATTTTGGCCAAAAACATCGCATTGATGTATAAAGGCGTGAAAATTAACATCATCGATACGCCGGGTCACGCCGACTTTGGTGGTGAAGTCGAACGCGTCTTACGTATGGCGGACGGCGTTTTGATTCTGGTCGATGCCTTTGAAGGCCCCCGACCTCAAACCCGCTTTGTTCTGAAAAAAGCACTCGAATGCCATCTGAAGCCACTGGTGGTCATTAACAAAATCGACCGTCCTGATTGCCGTCCCGATCACGTCTTGAGTGAGATGTTCGATTTGTTTGTCGATCTGGAAGCGGACGATGAAACACTCGATTTCCCCTATATCTATGCCAGTGCCCGCGAAGGGTTTGCCACGCATGATCTCGATAATTTTGGAGACAGCATTCATCCGCTGTTGGATATGGTTTTGGAAAATGTGCCCGCGCCTGATGTGAATCAGGACGCACCGCTGACCATGATGGTGACAACGCTGGAGTGGTCCGAATATGTAGGTCGTGTTGCGACAGGGCGTATCAACAGCGGAAAGGTTCACACTGGAGAACGTGTGACGGTCATCAAAAGTAACGGTGATCATATTAAGTGCACCGTCGATTCGGTCGAACTCTACAACAATTTAGGAAGAGCCCCCGTCGACGAAGCCTCTGCCGGTGATATCGTTGCACTGGTCGGCCTGGAAAATCCTGAAATTGGCGATACCGTTGCCTGTGCAGAGAAGCCGCAGGCACTTGTGAGAATTGATGTCGATGAACCGACTCTCTCGATGTTATTCACGATCAACAGTTCGCCGCTGGCCGGACAGGATGGGAAGTACGTCACCAGCCGTAATCTGCGTGAAAGGTTGATGCGCGAACTGGAATCGAATGTCGCTTTACGCGTTGTTGAACGAGAAGACAAGGATTCCTTTTCCGTTTCCGGTCGAGGTATCTTGCACTTGTCCGTATTGATTGAACAGATGCGCCGTGAAGGTTACGAGCTTTCTGTCGGGAAACCTGAAGTGATCCGTAAGAAGATCGACGGGAAATGGCATGAGCCGTTTGAATCATTAGAAGTGGACGCTCCTTCGGAAGTCGTCGGATCTGTAATGGAACTGGTTTGTGCCCGCCGTGGTCAGATGATTGATATGACTTCGGGTGAGACTGGCATGTCGCATCTGAAATTCTCAATTCCTGCCCGTGGCTTGATTGGCTTGCGAACACGATTGCTGAACGCCACCAAGGGGGAAGCGATCATCAATCACCGTTTTGAAGCGTATAAAGTCAGTGAAGGGGAGGTTCCACGTCGTGCGAACGGCGTGATGATATCTCAGGATAAAGGGCAGGCCGTCGGTTACGCGTTATGGAAACTGCGCGATCGTGCCGAATTCTTTGTCGGACCCGGAGCCGATGTTTACGAAGGCATGATCGTCGGCGAGCACGTCCGCAATAATGACCTGGTGGTGAACCCAATCCGTGGCAAAAAATTGACCAACGTGCGGGCTTCCGGCTCAGATGAAAATATGGTTCTCAAGCCGCCGCGAGATATGAGTCTCGAAGCAGCTCTGGAATACATTGAGCATGACGAATATGTGGAAATCACTCCCAAGATCATTCGTCTGCGAAAAATCCATCTGACAGAAAACGAGCGGAAACGGAATCAGCGAACGACGACCAGTGACTAA
- a CDS encoding N-acyl-D-amino-acid deacylase family protein, translated as MGQRRLLICFCLFFVTFLPIDSISAQKSEPFDLILKGGTIIDGTGKPGFTGDIAIKNDRIVQISPNINGQADQTIQCRGLTIAPGFIDLHNHSDRQIVSPLTRANMNYVTQGCTTIVTGNCGSGPVDTGEYYRKIDASGSGTNVMHLIPQGSLRDHVMGSGQRKPTPDELTKMKALAEKAMQDGAWGMSTGLIYVPSSYAETDELIELANIVSRHQGIYASHIRNESTELLAAVNEALKIGQQANLPVHISHFKSSGQDAWGLVIRAAKMIDDARKQGKIVTADQYPYIASSTSLGATLIPAWARAGGNKELIQRLEAPETSEKIIRKIKSNIEKREGGTAIRIARYGKKPEWVGKNLQQIAEAEQKSVLDIVLEITRQGGASVVNFSMNEGDVRQIMQIDWVATASDGRAYLPGSDRPHPRNYGTFPRKLGYYAIKEKVIPLEHAVRSATGLPADILGLNDRGYLREGAYADIVVFDPNQLIDQATFDAPHQYSNGIRYLFVNGRPAISAGFPTGSLAGKALRHQDAAQPSEKKSP; from the coding sequence ATGGGACAGCGTCGCCTGCTGATCTGCTTTTGTCTATTTTTCGTGACTTTTCTGCCGATAGACTCTATTTCTGCCCAGAAATCAGAGCCCTTCGACCTCATTCTCAAGGGGGGAACGATCATTGATGGCACAGGCAAGCCCGGTTTTACCGGCGATATTGCCATCAAAAATGATCGAATTGTCCAAATCAGCCCGAACATCAATGGGCAGGCTGACCAGACGATCCAGTGCCGTGGATTGACAATTGCACCGGGATTTATCGATTTACACAACCATAGTGACCGTCAGATCGTTTCTCCACTGACCCGTGCCAATATGAACTATGTCACCCAGGGTTGCACGACCATTGTCACAGGGAACTGTGGCAGTGGCCCGGTCGATACGGGTGAATATTATCGTAAAATCGATGCTTCGGGAAGCGGAACGAATGTGATGCATTTGATCCCACAGGGTTCACTCCGGGACCATGTGATGGGGTCGGGACAACGCAAGCCAACCCCGGACGAACTAACCAAAATGAAAGCGCTCGCCGAGAAAGCAATGCAGGATGGTGCCTGGGGCATGTCCACCGGGCTGATTTACGTACCCAGTTCCTATGCCGAGACCGATGAGCTGATCGAGCTGGCCAACATCGTCTCGCGGCATCAGGGGATCTATGCCAGCCATATCCGCAATGAGAGCACCGAGTTACTTGCAGCCGTCAATGAAGCCCTGAAGATTGGCCAACAGGCAAACCTGCCCGTGCATATTTCTCACTTCAAATCAAGTGGTCAGGATGCCTGGGGACTGGTGATCCGGGCAGCAAAGATGATTGACGACGCGCGGAAACAGGGGAAAATTGTCACCGCCGATCAATATCCCTATATCGCTTCCAGCACCTCTCTGGGTGCCACGTTGATTCCCGCCTGGGCTAGAGCCGGAGGGAACAAAGAGCTGATCCAGCGTTTGGAAGCTCCAGAAACTTCGGAAAAAATTATTCGCAAGATCAAAAGCAATATCGAAAAACGCGAAGGAGGCACAGCGATTCGAATTGCCCGCTATGGGAAAAAGCCAGAATGGGTTGGAAAAAATTTACAACAAATTGCGGAAGCCGAGCAGAAAAGTGTATTGGACATAGTGCTGGAGATCACACGCCAGGGAGGTGCTTCGGTCGTGAATTTCAGTATGAATGAGGGGGACGTCCGCCAGATCATGCAAATCGACTGGGTGGCAACCGCCTCGGATGGTCGAGCTTATCTGCCCGGTTCGGACCGACCGCATCCTCGTAACTATGGTACGTTTCCACGAAAGCTGGGATACTATGCGATCAAGGAGAAAGTCATTCCACTGGAACACGCCGTGCGAAGCGCGACGGGGCTTCCCGCGGATATTCTGGGTTTAAACGACCGAGGATACCTGCGCGAAGGAGCGTATGCCGACATTGTTGTCTTTGATCCCAACCAACTGATCGATCAGGCCACCTTCGATGCACCGCATCAATACTCGAACGGAATCCGTTACCTGTTTGTGAATGGAAGACCCGCCATCAGCGCCGGGTTTCCGACAGGCAGTCTCGCGGGCAAGGCATTGCGACATCAAGACGCGGCTCAGCCATCAGAAAAGAAGTCTCCTTAA
- a CDS encoding (5-formylfuran-3-yl)methyl phosphate synthase: MRPESSVLNPQRVQLLVSAMHRDEIAPALAGGCDILDFKDPTQGALGMIDAETLYSISDYFQTHPIDIPVSLALGELTDRLADSKTPLIPSAITYLKMGLANTQGMDHWYSDWQDLKKRIEATGQTTFQWIAVAYADWEQANSISPQDVLAAAIESECAGLLIDTYLKQGQTLLDHLSLDELNTLIEQAHAHQLKIALAGSLRQKDLAALSSISPDIIGIRSAACRGSLRTDSVQEQAVRAFRQQLERQTVLSESGRHIG, encoded by the coding sequence ATGCGACCGGAATCATCAGTCTTGAATCCACAGCGAGTACAACTCCTGGTCAGTGCCATGCATCGGGACGAAATCGCGCCTGCCCTGGCAGGTGGCTGTGATATTCTGGATTTCAAAGATCCCACTCAGGGGGCCTTGGGAATGATCGATGCGGAAACACTCTACTCGATCTCCGATTACTTTCAGACTCACCCCATTGACATCCCGGTCAGCCTGGCACTGGGGGAACTGACAGACCGGCTAGCCGACAGTAAAACCCCGCTGATTCCGTCTGCCATTACCTATCTGAAAATGGGACTGGCAAACACTCAAGGTATGGATCACTGGTATTCCGACTGGCAGGATTTAAAGAAGCGAATTGAAGCGACTGGCCAGACGACTTTCCAATGGATTGCCGTCGCATATGCTGACTGGGAACAGGCGAATTCGATCTCACCACAAGACGTTCTGGCGGCAGCCATTGAAAGCGAGTGTGCGGGCCTGCTGATTGATACTTACTTGAAGCAGGGCCAGACTCTATTGGATCATTTATCACTTGACGAGCTGAATACACTGATTGAACAGGCCCATGCACATCAACTGAAGATTGCTCTGGCCGGTTCTCTGCGACAAAAAGACCTTGCGGCATTATCAAGCATTTCGCCTGACATCATCGGCATTCGAAGTGCCGCCTGTCGCGGGAGTCTGAGAACAGACAGTGTTCAAGAACAGGCGGTCCGGGCTTTTCGGCAACAACTGGAACGACAAACTGTGTTGAGTGAATCAGGAAGACATATCGGTTGA
- a CDS encoding S1C family serine protease, translating into MNQDQKNRKKESIGFRLLMAFLVFSVFTGWLGSAGYAWEQLRPSQLTSGSQMRKAFRSVVSTPRSWTVRIRSNGKEACLGAIVGSDGWILTKASQLDGAVTCELSTSERYEAEIVGVDGKLDLALLKIKAKNLSTVKWQSATDPKVGQWLVTPGLSMSPVSVGVLSVPRRAIKPAPGVLGVRIDDAEGGARVKQVMRESGAEEAGLQPGDVILNVAGENIKSASALSSFVQKYLPGDRLLVKILRENEELTAVVVLTDPQMLIYDRLREMQKKMGGALSRRKTGFTEVLQHDTVLRPEDCGGVIVDLKGRAIGLNIARAGRTKSFAIPANHVIPMIKKLKQKKYAPYNPLKDAKEQTVSTDMSS; encoded by the coding sequence TTGAACCAGGATCAGAAGAATAGAAAGAAAGAGTCAATCGGGTTTCGATTGCTGATGGCATTTCTGGTGTTTTCGGTCTTCACAGGATGGCTGGGTTCTGCTGGCTACGCCTGGGAGCAATTACGGCCCAGCCAGTTAACCAGCGGCTCACAGATGCGTAAGGCATTTCGGTCTGTCGTATCGACCCCTCGCTCATGGACCGTGCGGATTCGATCCAATGGCAAAGAAGCCTGCTTGGGAGCGATTGTGGGATCCGACGGTTGGATCTTGACGAAAGCCAGTCAGCTGGATGGCGCGGTGACTTGTGAGTTATCGACGTCCGAACGCTACGAGGCCGAGATCGTTGGCGTTGATGGAAAATTGGATCTGGCCCTACTCAAAATTAAGGCCAAAAATCTATCCACAGTGAAATGGCAGTCTGCGACTGACCCGAAAGTCGGTCAATGGCTTGTGACACCAGGCTTAAGCATGTCTCCTGTCAGTGTGGGAGTTTTGAGTGTCCCCCGGCGAGCGATCAAGCCGGCTCCCGGAGTGCTTGGCGTTCGGATTGATGATGCCGAGGGAGGCGCACGCGTTAAGCAGGTCATGCGTGAAAGTGGTGCGGAAGAAGCAGGATTGCAACCCGGGGATGTCATCTTAAACGTCGCCGGTGAAAACATTAAAAGCGCTAGTGCCCTTTCAAGTTTTGTCCAGAAATATCTTCCGGGTGACCGGTTGCTGGTCAAGATTTTACGTGAAAATGAAGAACTGACCGCAGTGGTTGTGCTGACTGATCCGCAGATGTTGATCTACGATCGTCTGCGTGAGATGCAGAAAAAAATGGGAGGCGCATTAAGCCGTCGGAAAACTGGTTTTACCGAAGTGCTGCAACATGACACTGTTCTGCGTCCCGAGGACTGTGGCGGCGTGATTGTGGACCTCAAAGGCCGAGCCATTGGATTGAATATCGCCCGAGCAGGGCGAACCAAATCTTTCGCGATTCCCGCCAACCATGTGATTCCCATGATCAAGAAGCTGAAACAGAAAAAATACGCTCCCTATAATCCGTTGAAGGATGCGAAGGAGCAAACCGTTTCAACCGATATGTCTTCCTGA
- a CDS encoding S1C family serine protease — MRLNRLMIPGETAKASTALSSLLGLMVLLFVSRIHAEEVKVLKPVVPASPETLSQVFFKTVPDSLEDLQEIERKVTSLTNAAIESTVSIRVGDAQGSGVIIDNKAGYILTAAHVIGLAQKNATIILHDGRTLKGRTMGLNRGLDAGLVKLIEDDEIEISKLPAVKMGDITKLEPGEWVLATGHPNGYQAGRAPVVRLGRVVTRKKHLLQTDCTLIGGDSGGPLFNMKGEVVGIHSRIGPSTSWNFHIPVSAFQNDWEKLVSGDMWGAKPLGQNAVLGVNGVDSEQGCKVTGVTRGFPAEIAGLKADDIIIQLNNQKITGIEQLAEVVQQYKPGQTVQIKLIRDKKTMSFEVQLAARD; from the coding sequence ATGAGATTAAACCGTTTAATGATTCCGGGTGAAACGGCCAAAGCCAGCACTGCTCTCAGCAGTTTGCTGGGTTTGATGGTTCTGCTGTTCGTTTCCCGCATCCACGCTGAAGAAGTGAAAGTTCTAAAGCCGGTTGTTCCTGCTTCTCCTGAAACGCTCTCGCAAGTCTTCTTCAAAACGGTTCCCGATTCGCTCGAAGATCTGCAGGAGATTGAGCGGAAAGTGACCTCGCTCACCAACGCTGCGATCGAAAGTACTGTTTCCATTCGCGTGGGAGATGCACAAGGCAGCGGCGTCATTATTGATAACAAAGCCGGATATATCCTGACGGCGGCACACGTGATTGGACTGGCACAAAAAAATGCCACGATCATTCTTCATGATGGCCGAACGTTAAAAGGCAGAACGATGGGTTTAAACCGGGGGCTGGATGCCGGCCTGGTAAAACTGATTGAAGACGACGAAATTGAAATTAGTAAACTTCCAGCCGTAAAAATGGGTGATATTACAAAACTTGAGCCGGGAGAATGGGTTCTGGCGACAGGGCACCCCAATGGATATCAAGCAGGCCGCGCTCCGGTGGTACGTTTGGGAAGAGTTGTCACTCGCAAGAAACATCTGCTGCAAACTGACTGTACTTTGATCGGCGGCGATTCCGGTGGACCACTCTTTAACATGAAGGGGGAGGTCGTCGGAATTCACAGTCGCATCGGTCCCTCGACAAGCTGGAATTTTCATATCCCGGTTTCTGCGTTTCAGAATGACTGGGAGAAACTCGTCTCTGGCGATATGTGGGGCGCAAAGCCTTTAGGACAAAACGCGGTTCTGGGAGTGAATGGAGTTGATTCCGAACAAGGTTGTAAAGTCACCGGAGTCACACGTGGATTTCCCGCAGAAATTGCCGGGTTAAAAGCAGACGATATCATCATTCAGTTGAACAATCAGAAAATCACAGGAATTGAACAACTGGCTGAGGTTGTCCAGCAATATAAGCCAGGACAAACAGTACAGATCAAGTTGATTCGCGATAAGAAAACCATGTCGTTTGAAGTCCAGCTTGCCGCCAGAGACTAA
- the rfbC gene encoding dTDP-4-dehydrorhamnose 3,5-epimerase → MDIQQTDFPGLCVITSQVFSDKRGFFKETYQQQRYQEAGINETFVQDNFSHSSGGILRGLHYQIKRPQAKLVFVIQGEILDVCVDLRKNSPTFGKSFQIKLTAENHQQLFVPAGFAHGFYVLSPQADFMYKCSDYYFPEYERTLLWNDPALEIDWPLNGEPILSEKDQMGRPLNESEIFETL, encoded by the coding sequence ATGGATATACAGCAGACAGACTTTCCCGGCTTATGCGTCATTACTTCTCAGGTCTTCTCGGATAAACGGGGTTTTTTCAAGGAAACGTATCAGCAACAGCGCTACCAGGAAGCGGGCATCAACGAAACATTCGTCCAGGACAACTTTTCCCATTCATCGGGGGGAATTCTGCGAGGACTGCACTACCAGATCAAACGCCCCCAGGCAAAACTGGTGTTTGTCATTCAAGGAGAAATATTGGATGTCTGTGTGGATCTGCGAAAAAATTCTCCGACATTCGGGAAGTCGTTCCAGATTAAATTGACGGCAGAAAATCATCAGCAGTTGTTTGTCCCAGCTGGATTTGCTCATGGGTTTTATGTCCTCAGTCCGCAGGCCGACTTTATGTACAAATGCAGTGACTATTATTTTCCGGAATATGAAAGGACTCTGCTCTGGAACGATCCCGCGCTGGAGATCGACTGGCCTTTGAACGGGGAACCGATTCTTTCAGAAAAAGATCAAATGGGACGTCCCCTCAACGAGAGCGAAATTTTCGAAACGTTATGA
- the pdxA gene encoding 4-hydroxythreonine-4-phosphate dehydrogenase PdxA: protein MKLPLIALTMGDVSGIGPQLLDALCCRSEIFELCRPVVYGNARVLSRAAQRSRSSLKVTSIASVSDEIDFQPGTAFCIDRGNPDVVDAAPCQIDARSGRGAYDYLVSAIDDCLAGKIDAITTAPLNKESLHLAGIDYPGHTEILADRCQVHDFGMMLYLPHSDVIKPSSGLGIVHATLHTSIASVPGLLKTADIAEKIRLISDLSRVMGASTPRVAVCALNPHAGEHGLFGDEEARIIAPAVEQAQQAGIETTGPLPADTLIRRAVNGEFDAVVAMYHDQGHIPFKLLGFDQAVNITLGLPIVRTSPSHGTAFDIAWSNTIPDTKGITEAIKAAVKLATHRQHQ from the coding sequence ATGAAGCTGCCTCTGATTGCCTTAACGATGGGTGATGTTTCTGGTATTGGACCTCAATTACTGGACGCACTCTGCTGTCGCTCTGAAATATTTGAACTCTGTCGCCCTGTGGTTTATGGAAACGCGAGAGTTCTGAGCCGCGCCGCACAACGTTCGAGAAGTTCTCTGAAAGTGACCTCCATCGCCAGCGTCTCTGATGAAATCGATTTTCAACCAGGAACTGCTTTCTGCATCGATCGTGGAAACCCCGATGTGGTCGACGCGGCTCCCTGTCAGATTGATGCCCGTTCCGGTCGCGGTGCATATGATTATCTGGTCAGCGCCATTGATGACTGTCTTGCGGGAAAGATCGATGCGATCACCACTGCCCCGTTAAATAAAGAATCTCTGCATCTGGCTGGCATCGATTACCCCGGCCATACCGAAATTCTGGCAGATCGCTGTCAGGTTCATGATTTTGGAATGATGCTCTACCTGCCTCACAGCGATGTGATCAAGCCGTCTTCCGGCCTGGGAATTGTACACGCCACGCTGCATACATCGATTGCCAGCGTTCCGGGTCTGCTCAAGACTGCGGATATTGCTGAAAAAATCCGGCTGATCTCCGACTTGTCTCGCGTCATGGGCGCGAGCACACCGCGCGTTGCCGTCTGTGCGTTGAACCCCCATGCCGGCGAACATGGACTGTTTGGCGACGAAGAAGCACGAATCATCGCCCCGGCTGTTGAACAAGCACAACAAGCGGGAATCGAGACGACAGGCCCCTTGCCTGCAGACACTCTGATCCGCCGCGCCGTGAACGGTGAATTCGATGCCGTCGTCGCCATGTATCACGATCAGGGACACATCCCGTTTAAACTGCTGGGATTTGATCAGGCAGTGAATATCACCCTGGGCCTGCCGATTGTCAGAACCAGCCCCAGTCATGGCACCGCGTTCGACATTGCCTGGAGTAATACGATCCCCGATACCAAAGGGATTACCGAAGCCATCAAAGCGGCAGTAAAATTGGCCACACACCGACAACACCAGTAA
- a CDS encoding histidine phosphatase family protein has translation MERLQFIPRPEPDTTNLLLIRHGATPPNEQRPYILQGCGINPSLSESGQKQAGALAEFLASMSSIHHIYCSPMIRARETAQAVSERFNLIPQAVAEIHECDVGLWEGMSWDIIMQEYPDEYHAFMNDPSQNRYAGGESYSDVLNRTEPAIQTLLERHSGETIAVVAHNVVNRVYLAKLLGLEISRAKEITQTNTGINLIRHKPGETKVVTMNAIFHLSGVAH, from the coding sequence ATGGAACGCCTGCAATTTATCCCGCGACCGGAGCCCGATACCACGAATCTGTTATTGATTCGACATGGCGCTACGCCTCCCAATGAACAGCGTCCTTACATTCTCCAAGGATGCGGCATCAATCCGAGCCTGAGCGAATCGGGACAAAAGCAAGCGGGCGCACTGGCGGAATTTCTGGCGAGTATGAGCTCAATTCATCATATTTACTGCAGCCCCATGATTCGTGCCCGGGAAACGGCGCAAGCCGTCTCTGAACGATTCAACCTCATCCCACAGGCAGTCGCGGAAATCCATGAATGCGATGTCGGTCTGTGGGAAGGGATGTCCTGGGATATCATCATGCAGGAATACCCCGATGAGTATCACGCATTTATGAATGATCCGAGCCAGAACCGCTATGCCGGCGGGGAATCTTACAGCGATGTGCTGAATCGGACAGAACCTGCTATCCAGACGTTACTCGAACGACATTCGGGGGAAACGATCGCGGTCGTCGCGCATAATGTGGTGAACCGGGTTTATCTGGCGAAACTGCTCGGCCTCGAAATCAGTCGGGCGAAAGAGATCACACAAACCAATACCGGCATCAACCTGATTCGACACAAACCAGGCGAAACAAAGGTCGTCACGATGAATGCCATCTTTCATTTGAGTGGCGTCGCACATTAA
- a CDS encoding FAD-dependent oxidoreductase gives MSLLRQLFTFCLAVTVTVQAVHAEDNSHSEAYDLVIYGGTSAAVTAAVQAKRLGKSVVIVCPDQHLGGLSSGGLGWTDTGNKAVIGGLAREFYHRVWKHYQKPDAWKWQKRSAYGDKGQGTAAIDGKQRTMWIFEPHVAEQVFDDFVSEYKIPVHRNEWLDRKQGVIKSGKNIASITTLSGKTYAGRMFIDATYEGDLLAAADVSYHVGREANSVYGEEWNGVQVGVLHHRHHFGPNAVKEKISPYRVPGDPTSGLLPRISGANPGKYGAGDDKIQAYCFRMCLTNHPENRVPFPKPDGYDADQYELLLRVYQAGWRQTFAKFDPIPNFKTDTNNHGPMSTDNIGYNYDYPEASYERRKEIIKEHETYQQGWLYFIANDPRVPKEVQKKMREWGLAGDEFKDNGNWPHQLYIREARRMVGQYVMTENELLKKRPTPDSVGMGSYTMDSHNVQRYVTPEGYVQNEGDIGVSTHGPYEIAYGSLVPKKGECGNLLVPVCVSSSHIAFGSIRMEPVFMILGHSAATAAGIALDQKLDVQDVPYEVLKKQLLKEGQILEAPPEAKYGKNGVNPKTLKGIVVDDSQAKLKGDWVSSRSSKKYIGASYSHESNTHDGKAVARFETKVPQAGRYEVRYAYTPNSNRSSKVKLELQHANGKAAHTINQKKLPPLDGVFISLGEYEFTPDQPAVLEVTNSDADGYVIIDAVQWLPVSK, from the coding sequence ATGAGTTTGCTACGTCAATTATTTACTTTTTGTCTGGCCGTGACTGTGACAGTACAGGCAGTTCATGCTGAAGACAATTCTCATTCAGAAGCCTATGATTTAGTGATTTATGGAGGCACCTCAGCAGCAGTGACGGCAGCCGTGCAGGCGAAACGACTGGGGAAGTCCGTTGTGATTGTCTGTCCCGATCAACATCTGGGTGGTTTATCGAGTGGGGGCTTGGGCTGGACGGATACGGGAAATAAAGCCGTCATTGGTGGTCTGGCACGCGAGTTTTATCATCGAGTCTGGAAGCATTACCAGAAACCCGATGCCTGGAAGTGGCAGAAGCGCTCTGCTTACGGCGATAAAGGACAGGGAACAGCTGCGATTGACGGCAAGCAGCGTACAATGTGGATCTTTGAGCCGCATGTCGCCGAGCAGGTCTTTGATGATTTCGTTAGTGAATACAAGATCCCCGTACATCGCAATGAATGGCTGGATCGCAAGCAGGGCGTGATAAAGTCGGGTAAGAACATCGCTTCAATTACCACGCTCAGCGGCAAAACATATGCCGGGCGGATGTTTATCGACGCGACCTATGAAGGCGATCTGCTGGCGGCTGCCGACGTGAGTTATCATGTCGGTCGCGAAGCGAACAGTGTTTATGGTGAAGAATGGAATGGCGTGCAGGTTGGTGTGTTGCATCACCGACATCATTTTGGACCGAATGCAGTCAAAGAGAAAATCAGCCCCTATCGCGTGCCCGGCGATCCTACCAGTGGTTTGCTGCCTCGCATCAGTGGAGCCAATCCCGGAAAATATGGGGCAGGCGATGATAAAATTCAGGCTTATTGTTTCCGGATGTGTTTGACGAACCACCCTGAAAACCGCGTGCCGTTTCCCAAACCGGATGGCTACGATGCCGATCAGTACGAATTGTTGCTGCGTGTCTACCAGGCCGGCTGGCGTCAGACCTTTGCGAAGTTTGATCCGATTCCCAATTTCAAAACGGATACGAACAATCACGGCCCGATGAGCACCGATAACATCGGCTATAACTATGATTATCCCGAAGCCTCCTACGAGCGACGCAAGGAAATCATCAAAGAGCACGAAACCTATCAGCAGGGTTGGTTGTACTTTATTGCCAACGATCCGCGCGTTCCCAAAGAAGTGCAGAAGAAAATGCGTGAGTGGGGACTGGCCGGCGATGAATTCAAGGACAACGGAAACTGGCCGCATCAGCTGTATATTCGCGAAGCCCGGCGGATGGTGGGACAGTATGTGATGACCGAGAACGAACTACTCAAAAAACGGCCGACTCCCGATTCCGTTGGCATGGGCTCCTATACGATGGACTCGCACAATGTGCAGCGCTACGTCACGCCGGAAGGATATGTACAGAATGAAGGCGACATCGGCGTTTCCACTCATGGACCTTACGAAATTGCCTATGGCAGTCTGGTTCCCAAGAAAGGGGAATGCGGCAATCTGCTTGTTCCGGTCTGTGTTTCCAGTTCGCATATCGCCTTCGGTTCGATCCGGATGGAGCCGGTATTCATGATTCTGGGACACTCCGCAGCGACAGCTGCCGGCATTGCCTTGGATCAAAAGCTGGATGTGCAGGACGTTCCTTATGAAGTCCTCAAAAAACAGCTTTTAAAAGAAGGGCAGATCCTGGAAGCACCTCCCGAAGCAAAATATGGAAAGAATGGTGTGAACCCGAAAACACTGAAAGGTATCGTGGTTGACGATTCACAGGCCAAACTGAAAGGCGACTGGGTGAGCAGCCGGTCCTCCAAAAAATATATTGGTGCCAGTTACAGCCACGAATCGAATACGCACGATGGTAAAGCAGTTGCCCGGTTCGAAACAAAAGTGCCCCAGGCGGGACGCTACGAAGTTCGCTATGCGTATACGCCGAATTCCAATCGCAGTTCGAAGGTCAAACTGGAACTGCAGCATGCGAACGGCAAAGCCGCTCACACGATCAACCAGAAAAAGTTACCTCCGTTAGACGGCGTTTTCATTTCTCTGGGGGAATATGAGTTCACCCCGGATCAGCCAGCAGTCTTGGAAGTAACAAATTCGGATGCCGATGGTTATGTGATTATCGATGCCGTCCAGTGGCTGCCTGTTTCGAAGTAA